One window of Cervus elaphus chromosome 2, mCerEla1.1, whole genome shotgun sequence genomic DNA carries:
- the VPS37C gene encoding vacuolar protein sorting-associated protein 37C — protein sequence METLKDKTLEELEEMQNDPEAIDRLAQDSPEVQDLQLEREMALATNRSLAERNLEFQGPLEISRSNLSDKYQELRTLVERCQEQKAKLEKFSSALQLGTLLDLLQIESMKIEEESEAMAEKFLEGEVPLDTFLENFSSMRTLSHLRRVRVEKLQDVMRKPRASLEPAGDAPPPRPPPPLRPDPQATPPPAEDAQPQPPPQPPVVPPYPLPYSPSPGMPVGPPAQGALQPAPFPVVSQPSFSYSGPLGPPYPTAQPGARAPSGYSWSPQRSMPPRPGYAVAPAGASGPGYPVMGGRAPSPGYPQQPPYLSTGGKPPYPTQPQPSGPLQPPYPPGPAPPYGFPPPQGPTWPGY from the exons ATGGAAACGCTAAAAGACAAGaccctggaggagctggaggagatgCAGAACGACCCGGAGGCCATCGACCGACTGGCCCAGGACTCCCCGGAG GTCCAGGATCTGCAGCTGGAGCGGGAGATGGCACTGGCCACCAACCGGAGCCTGGCTGAGCGGAACCTGGAGTTCCAGGGTCCCCTGGAGATCAGCCGCTCAAACCTCTCAGACAAGTACCAGGAGCTCCGGACGCTGGTGGAGCGGTGCCAGGAGCAGAAGGCGAAGCTGG AGAAGTTCTCCTCAGCACTGCAGCTAGGGACCTTGTTGGACCTTCTGCAGATTGAAAGCATGAAGATTGAAGAAGAGTCCGAG GCCATGGCTGAGAAGTTCCTGGAGGGCGAGGTGCCCCTGGACACGTTCCTGGAGAATTTCTCCTCCATGAGAACACTGTCCCATCTGCGCCGGGTTCGCGTGGAGAAGCTCCAGGATGTGATGAGAAAGCCCAGGGCCTCCCTGGAGCCGGCCGGGGACGCCCCAcctccccgcccgcccccgccACTGCGCCCCGACCCCCAGGCGACGCCCCCGCCAGCCGAAGACGCTCAGCCACAGCCGCCGCCGCAGCCTCCAGTGGTCCCGCCCTACCCTTTGCCCTACAGCCCCTCTCCAGGCATGCCCGTGGGCCCTCCCGCCCAAGGAGCGCTCCAGCCGGCCCCCTTCCCCGTGGTGTCCCAGCCCTCCTTTTCCTACAGTGGGCCTTTGGGGCCCCCCTACCCCACAGCCCAGCCGGGAGCGAGGGCCCCTTCAGGCTACTCCTGGTCCCCACAGAGGAGCATGCCGCCCCGGCCGGGCTATGCCGTGGCCCCCGCTGGTGCCTCTGGGCCTGGGTACCCTGTGATGGGGGGCCGGGCCCCCAGTCCTGGTTATCCGCAGCAGCCCCCCTACCTCTCAACAGGAGGAAAACCTCCGTATCCCACACAGCCCCAGCCCTCAGGCCCCCTCCAGCCCCCCTACCCCCCCGGGCCCGCTCCTCCCTATGGGTTCCCCCCGCCTCAGGGCCCCACCTGGCCTGGCTATTAG